One stretch of Paraburkholderia fungorum DNA includes these proteins:
- a CDS encoding long-chain fatty acid--CoA ligase: protein MDKIWLKSYPPGVPAEIDTNRYSSVAELLEEAFREHRAKPAFVCMGKEISYGELDTLSQKLGAWFQSKGIARGARIAIMMPNVLQYPVAIAAILRAGYVVVNVNPLYTPRELEHQLKDSGAEAIILLENFAVTLQQIVRNTSVKHVVVAAMGDLMGVKGALVNFVVRKVKKMVPAWSLPGHVPFNTAIAEGARQSFKPVQQGPDDVAFLQYTGGTTGVAKGATLLHRNLIANVLQSEVWLNPVRANRPDIDQFITVVALPLYHVFALTVCGLLTMRTGGLGVLIPNPRDIPGTIKALEGYAITTFPAVNTLYNAFLNSPDFHKLNFSKLLAANGGGMAVQEAVAKRWFEQTHTPIIEGYGLSETSPCVTCNPATVTEYSGTIGLPLPSTEISIRDDEGNEVPLGQPGEICIRGPQVMAGYWKRPDETAKVMTPDGFFKSGDVGLMNESGYVKIVDRKKDMILVSGFNVYPNEIEDVVAKLPGVFEVAAVGVPDQHSGEAVKIFVVKKDQALTDADILAYCKTQLTGYKRPKIVEFRTELPKSNVGKILRRELRDGRV from the coding sequence ATGGACAAAATCTGGCTGAAATCTTATCCGCCCGGCGTTCCCGCAGAAATCGACACGAATCGCTATTCCTCGGTTGCCGAACTGCTCGAGGAAGCTTTCCGCGAACATCGCGCGAAACCGGCGTTCGTCTGCATGGGTAAGGAAATCAGCTACGGTGAACTCGACACGTTGTCGCAGAAGCTCGGAGCCTGGTTCCAGTCAAAGGGAATCGCCCGCGGCGCGCGCATCGCGATCATGATGCCGAACGTGCTGCAATATCCGGTGGCGATCGCCGCCATCCTGCGCGCGGGTTATGTGGTGGTGAACGTGAACCCGCTGTACACGCCGCGCGAGCTTGAACATCAACTCAAGGACAGTGGCGCGGAAGCGATCATCCTGCTCGAAAACTTCGCGGTGACGTTGCAGCAGATTGTGCGCAACACGTCGGTCAAGCATGTCGTCGTGGCGGCGATGGGCGACCTGATGGGCGTCAAGGGCGCGCTCGTGAACTTCGTCGTGCGCAAGGTGAAGAAAATGGTGCCGGCGTGGAGCCTGCCGGGTCACGTGCCGTTCAACACCGCGATTGCCGAGGGCGCGCGCCAGAGTTTCAAGCCGGTCCAGCAAGGTCCGGACGACGTCGCGTTTCTCCAGTACACGGGCGGCACAACCGGCGTGGCGAAGGGCGCGACGCTGTTGCATCGGAACCTGATCGCGAACGTGTTGCAGTCTGAAGTCTGGCTCAATCCGGTTCGCGCGAATCGTCCTGACATCGATCAGTTCATCACCGTGGTCGCGTTGCCGCTGTATCACGTGTTTGCGCTGACCGTGTGCGGGCTGCTGACCATGCGTACCGGCGGCCTCGGCGTGCTGATTCCGAATCCGCGTGACATTCCCGGCACGATCAAGGCGCTCGAGGGTTATGCGATCACCACCTTTCCGGCCGTGAACACGCTGTACAACGCGTTTCTAAATAGCCCGGACTTCCACAAGCTCAACTTCTCGAAGCTGCTCGCCGCGAACGGCGGCGGCATGGCCGTGCAGGAAGCGGTGGCCAAACGCTGGTTCGAACAGACGCATACGCCGATTATCGAAGGCTACGGTCTGTCGGAAACGTCGCCGTGCGTGACCTGCAATCCGGCCACGGTCACCGAGTACAGCGGGACGATCGGCTTGCCGCTGCCGTCCACCGAAATTTCGATCCGCGACGACGAAGGCAACGAAGTACCGCTCGGCCAGCCTGGCGAGATTTGCATTCGCGGACCGCAAGTGATGGCGGGCTACTGGAAGCGACCCGACGAAACCGCCAAGGTGATGACGCCGGACGGCTTCTTCAAATCCGGTGATGTCGGCCTGATGAATGAAAGCGGCTACGTGAAAATCGTCGACCGGAAGAAGGACATGATTCTGGTGTCCGGCTTCAACGTTTATCCGAATGAAATCGAGGACGTGGTCGCGAAGTTGCCGGGCGTGTTTGAAGTTGCCGCGGTGGGCGTGCCGGATCAGCACTCGGGCGAAGCGGTGAAGATCTTCGTTGTGAAGAAAGATCAGGCGCTGACCGACGCCGATATCCTCGCTTACTGTAAGACGCAATTGACCGGCTATAAACGACCGAAAATCGTCGAATTTCGCACGGAGCTGCCGAAGAGCAATGTCGGCAAGATTTTGCGCCGCGAACTGCGTGACGGACGCGTGTAA
- a CDS encoding molybdopterin-containing oxidoreductase family protein codes for MNAPTEFARAVCPHDCPDTCAMRVTVENGRAIKVAGDPDHPPTQGALCTKVTRYPERVYHPNRLTTPMKRVGKKGEGRFEPISWDEALELAATRLSEIASRAPEAILPYSYAGTMGLVQGDSIAQRFFHKLGASQLDRTICAAAGAAGLKYTYGASVGMLTEFFAESEVILIWGSNPIASNLHFWTRAQEAKRRGARLIAIDPYRSLTAEKCHQHIAPKPGTDGALALGMINVLINEDLLDHAYIADHTLGFDELKERALSYSPSRVSEICGVEEQEIIELARLYGSTKKAAIRMNYGLQRVRGGGNAVRAIACLPSLTGAWRDRAGGALLSSGGWAPVDSHALQRPDLMPGWPSKLSRVINMNAIGDALLHPGDAAFGPKVEAIVVYNSNPVAVAPDSERVAAGFARDDLFTIVLEHFQTDTADYADLLLPATTQLEHLDVHKSYGHTHVMLNQPAIAPAADVRANTEIFRGLARQMGLDEPALFETDEAVAQAAFRWEDKTLEGADWDTLKNTGWIQLNLPDAPFAEGGFRTPSGKCEFYSERLAQQGLDPLPDYLPPYESADGAPELAARYPLAMISPPARNFLNSTFVNIESLRSTEGEPHLDIHPADAHSREIVDGNQVRIFNDRGSMQARARVTDKAREGLVVGLSIWWKKLAPDGRNANQVTSQALTDLGGSATFYDCLVEVERV; via the coding sequence ATGAATGCTCCGACTGAATTCGCGCGTGCTGTGTGCCCGCACGATTGCCCTGATACCTGCGCGATGCGTGTGACCGTCGAGAATGGACGCGCGATCAAGGTCGCCGGCGATCCCGATCATCCGCCGACGCAAGGTGCGTTGTGTACCAAAGTTACGCGCTATCCCGAGCGTGTGTACCATCCGAACCGGCTGACTACGCCGATGAAGCGGGTCGGCAAAAAGGGTGAGGGCCGCTTCGAGCCGATCAGTTGGGATGAGGCATTGGAACTGGCGGCAACGCGTCTATCGGAGATCGCGAGCCGCGCGCCGGAAGCGATCCTGCCGTACAGCTACGCCGGCACGATGGGTCTCGTGCAAGGTGACAGCATCGCGCAACGGTTTTTTCACAAGCTCGGCGCGTCGCAACTGGATCGCACGATCTGCGCTGCGGCGGGTGCTGCGGGCCTGAAGTACACCTACGGCGCGAGCGTCGGCATGCTCACCGAGTTTTTTGCCGAGAGCGAAGTGATTTTGATCTGGGGATCGAATCCGATCGCGTCGAATCTTCATTTCTGGACGCGCGCGCAGGAAGCCAAACGTCGCGGCGCGCGTCTGATCGCAATCGACCCGTATCGCTCGTTGACCGCTGAAAAATGCCACCAGCATATTGCGCCGAAACCCGGCACGGACGGCGCTTTAGCGTTGGGCATGATCAATGTGCTGATCAATGAGGATCTGCTGGATCACGCGTACATTGCCGACCACACGTTGGGCTTCGACGAATTGAAGGAGCGTGCGCTGAGCTATTCGCCGTCGCGTGTTAGTGAAATTTGCGGTGTCGAAGAGCAGGAAATCATCGAACTTGCACGACTTTACGGCAGCACGAAAAAAGCCGCGATTCGCATGAACTACGGGCTGCAACGGGTTCGCGGCGGCGGCAATGCCGTGCGCGCAATCGCCTGTCTGCCGTCGCTGACCGGCGCATGGCGGGATCGGGCGGGCGGTGCGCTGCTGTCGTCGGGGGGCTGGGCGCCGGTCGACTCGCACGCGCTTCAGCGCCCGGATCTGATGCCCGGTTGGCCATCCAAGCTCAGCCGCGTCATCAATATGAATGCGATTGGCGATGCGTTGCTGCATCCGGGCGACGCGGCGTTCGGACCCAAGGTCGAAGCGATCGTCGTCTACAACTCGAATCCCGTCGCCGTCGCGCCGGATTCGGAACGGGTCGCGGCAGGCTTCGCGCGCGACGATCTCTTCACGATCGTCCTCGAACATTTCCAGACCGATACCGCAGACTACGCCGACCTGCTGCTCCCCGCGACGACGCAACTCGAACACCTCGACGTGCACAAATCATACGGACACACGCACGTGATGCTCAACCAGCCGGCCATCGCCCCCGCTGCCGACGTGCGTGCGAATACCGAGATTTTCCGCGGCCTTGCGCGTCAGATGGGACTCGACGAACCCGCGCTGTTCGAAACGGACGAAGCCGTCGCGCAGGCCGCATTCCGCTGGGAAGACAAAACGCTCGAAGGCGCTGACTGGGACACGCTAAAGAACACGGGTTGGATCCAGCTGAACCTGCCCGACGCACCGTTCGCGGAGGGCGGCTTCAGAACGCCGTCGGGGAAGTGTGAGTTCTACAGCGAGCGCCTCGCGCAGCAGGGCCTCGACCCGCTGCCGGACTATCTGCCGCCGTACGAATCCGCAGACGGCGCGCCCGAACTCGCGGCCCGCTATCCGCTCGCGATGATTTCGCCGCCCGCCCGCAATTTCCTGAACAGCACGTTCGTGAATATCGAGAGCCTGCGTTCGACGGAAGGCGAGCCGCACCTCGATATTCATCCGGCCGACGCGCATTCACGCGAGATCGTCGACGGAAACCAGGTGCGTATTTTCAATGATCGCGGTTCGATGCAGGCGCGCGCTCGGGTCACCGATAAAGCACGTGAAGGGCTCGTTGTCGGGCTGTCGATCTGGTGGAAGAAACTTGCGCCGGACGGCCGCAACGCCAATCAGGTGACGAGTCAGGCGCTGACCGACCTCGGCGGATCGGCGACTTTCTACGACTGCCTCGTCGAAGTCGAACGCGTTTGA
- a CDS encoding M20 aminoacylase family protein — translation MKLIPEIQAAHGEIQTLRRTIHAHPELRYEETATSDLVAKTLESWGIETHRGLGKTGVVGVLKRGNSSRSIGLRADMDALPIQELNSFEHRSKNDGKMHACGHDGHTAMLLGAARHLVKHGEFDGTIVFIFQPAEEGGAGAQAMIDDGLFVKFPVDAVFGIHNWPGMPAGHFGVTEGPIMASSNEFRIEISGIGSHAALPHNGRDPVFTAVQIANGLQGIITRNKKPLDTAVLSITQIHAGDALNVVPNDAWIAGTVRTFTTETLDLIETRMRKIAESTADAYDCSVNVRFHRNYPPTINSSKEARFAATVMKEIVGAENVDDAVEPTMGAEDFSFMLLAKPGCYAFLGNGDGGHRDLGHGAGPCMLHNASYDFNDELLPIGSTYWVRLAQRFLGEGR, via the coding sequence ATGAAACTGATTCCCGAAATTCAAGCCGCTCACGGCGAAATTCAGACCCTTCGACGAACGATCCACGCTCACCCGGAGTTGCGCTACGAAGAAACGGCGACGTCCGATCTTGTTGCTAAAACCCTTGAGTCGTGGGGTATTGAAACTCACCGCGGATTGGGCAAAACGGGCGTTGTCGGCGTGCTGAAACGTGGCAATAGTTCGCGCTCTATCGGCCTTCGCGCCGACATGGATGCGCTGCCAATCCAGGAGCTGAACAGTTTCGAACATCGGTCGAAAAATGACGGCAAGATGCACGCGTGCGGCCACGATGGCCATACGGCCATGCTCCTCGGAGCGGCTCGGCATCTGGTTAAACATGGCGAATTCGACGGCACGATCGTGTTCATTTTCCAGCCGGCCGAGGAAGGAGGCGCCGGCGCTCAGGCCATGATCGACGATGGCCTGTTTGTGAAATTTCCGGTTGATGCGGTGTTCGGTATCCACAATTGGCCCGGTATGCCCGCTGGACACTTTGGTGTGACCGAAGGTCCGATTATGGCGTCGAGCAATGAATTTCGCATTGAAATCAGCGGCATAGGATCACACGCAGCACTACCTCACAACGGCCGCGATCCGGTTTTCACCGCGGTGCAGATTGCCAACGGGTTACAGGGCATCATCACGCGGAATAAAAAGCCGCTCGATACCGCAGTGTTGTCGATCACTCAGATTCACGCGGGCGACGCGTTGAACGTCGTCCCGAACGACGCATGGATTGCGGGCACGGTGCGGACATTTACCACCGAAACGCTCGATCTTATCGAAACACGCATGCGCAAGATCGCGGAGAGCACCGCCGACGCTTACGACTGCTCGGTCAATGTCCGTTTCCACAGAAACTATCCGCCAACGATTAACAGTAGCAAAGAGGCTCGCTTTGCGGCGACGGTAATGAAGGAGATCGTGGGCGCCGAAAATGTCGACGACGCGGTGGAACCGACAATGGGCGCCGAAGATTTTTCGTTCATGCTGCTGGCAAAGCCTGGCTGCTATGCGTTTTTAGGCAATGGCGACGGTGGCCATAGGGATTTGGGACATGGCGCGGGTCCGTGCATGCTGCATAACGCAAGCTACGACTTCAACGACGAGTTGCTGCCGATTGGTTCGACGTATTGGGTACGGTTGGCGCAGCGCTTTCTTGGCGAGGGGAGATAA
- a CDS encoding enoyl-CoA hydratase, giving the protein MAYENILVETRGRVGLVTLNRPKALNALNDALMDELGAALREFDADDAIGAIVVTGSEKAFAAGADIGMMATYSYMDVYKGDYITRNWETVRSIRKPIIAAVAGFALGGGCELAMMCDIIFAADTAKFGQPEIKLGVMPGAGGTQRLPRAVSKAKAMDLCLTARFMDAAEAERAGLVSRVIPAASLIDESIAAAATIAEFPLPAVMMVKESVNRAYETTLAEGVHFERRLFHSLFATEDQKEGMAAFVEKRKPVFKNR; this is encoded by the coding sequence ATGGCGTACGAGAACATTCTGGTTGAGACGCGAGGGCGGGTTGGATTGGTCACATTGAATCGTCCGAAAGCGCTGAACGCGCTGAACGACGCGCTGATGGACGAGTTGGGCGCCGCGCTGCGCGAGTTCGACGCGGACGACGCGATCGGTGCGATCGTCGTGACCGGCAGCGAAAAGGCGTTTGCCGCCGGGGCCGACATCGGCATGATGGCGACGTACTCCTATATGGATGTCTACAAGGGCGACTACATCACCCGCAACTGGGAGACAGTGCGTTCCATCCGCAAGCCGATCATTGCCGCGGTGGCCGGCTTCGCTCTGGGCGGCGGTTGTGAGCTGGCAATGATGTGCGACATCATCTTCGCTGCAGACACCGCGAAGTTCGGGCAGCCGGAAATCAAGCTCGGCGTAATGCCTGGTGCTGGCGGTACGCAGCGATTGCCGCGTGCCGTGTCAAAGGCCAAGGCAATGGATCTTTGCCTGACCGCCCGTTTCATGGATGCAGCCGAAGCCGAGCGGGCCGGGTTGGTATCGCGAGTTATTCCGGCGGCCTCTCTGATTGACGAGTCGATCGCGGCAGCCGCGACCATCGCCGAATTCCCCTTGCCCGCGGTGATGATGGTGAAGGAGTCGGTCAATCGCGCATATGAAACGACGCTGGCCGAGGGCGTGCATTTCGAGCGCCGCCTGTTCCATTCGCTCTTCGCGACCGAAGATCAGAAAGAGGGCATGGCCGCCTTCGTCGAGAAGCGCAAACCGGTTTTTAAGAACCGTTAA
- the paaN gene encoding phenylacetic acid degradation protein PaaN, whose amino-acid sequence MTHQLFTKHEDTLQKALTAVETRGYWSPFAEMPSPKVYGETANADGEAAFKALLNTTFDLDQPSTGETIGAEVSPFGFPLGIRYPKADPDALIAAAAAAQRDWRAAGPQAWIGVSLEILTRVNRASFEIGYSVMHTTGQAFMMAFQAGGPHAQDRALEAVVYAWDQLRRIPSDAHWEKPQGKNPPLAMRKRYTVVPRGTGLVLGCCTFPTWNGYPGLFADLATGNTVIVKPHPGAILPLALTVRIARDVLREAGFDPNVVTLLATEPNDGALVQDLALRPEIKLIDFTGSTQNGTWLERHAHQAQVYTEKAGVNQIVIDSVDDIKAAARNIAFSLALYSGQMCTAPQNIYVPRDGIRTTDGTLGFDEVAQAIAGAVQKLVADPARAVELLGAIQNEGVTQRIDEAAKLGRVLVESQTLEHPAFANARVRTPLVLQLDAANDHAQFTREWFGPISFVIATDSTAQSLNLAGAIAAEHGALTLSVYSTDEAVLEEAHEASIRGGVALSVNLTGGVFVNQSAAFSDFHGTGANPAANAALADAAFVANRFRVVQSRIHVEPKAAPAVAG is encoded by the coding sequence ATGACACATCAGCTATTCACCAAGCACGAAGACACGCTGCAAAAGGCACTCACCGCGGTCGAAACGCGAGGTTACTGGAGCCCGTTCGCTGAGATGCCCAGTCCAAAAGTGTACGGGGAAACAGCTAACGCGGACGGTGAAGCCGCATTCAAAGCGCTTCTCAACACGACATTCGATCTGGATCAACCATCGACCGGGGAAACGATCGGCGCCGAAGTCTCTCCGTTCGGCTTCCCGCTCGGCATTCGCTACCCGAAAGCCGACCCCGACGCGCTAATCGCAGCCGCCGCTGCCGCCCAGCGCGACTGGCGCGCCGCCGGCCCGCAGGCGTGGATCGGCGTGAGTCTCGAAATTCTCACGCGAGTAAATCGAGCCAGCTTTGAAATTGGCTACAGCGTCATGCATACGACCGGCCAGGCATTCATGATGGCCTTTCAAGCCGGCGGCCCGCATGCTCAGGACCGGGCGCTTGAAGCCGTCGTCTATGCATGGGACCAGTTGCGACGAATCCCCTCCGACGCTCACTGGGAAAAGCCCCAAGGCAAAAACCCGCCACTCGCCATGCGCAAGCGCTACACGGTGGTGCCGCGAGGAACCGGTCTTGTACTCGGCTGCTGCACGTTCCCGACATGGAATGGCTACCCCGGCCTCTTCGCCGACCTGGCCACCGGCAACACAGTCATCGTTAAACCGCACCCGGGCGCGATTCTTCCGCTCGCGTTGACGGTGCGAATTGCACGCGACGTATTGCGCGAAGCCGGCTTCGATCCGAACGTCGTCACGCTGCTCGCCACCGAACCGAACGACGGCGCACTCGTTCAGGACCTGGCTTTGCGGCCAGAAATCAAACTCATCGACTTCACGGGCAGCACACAGAACGGCACCTGGCTCGAGCGCCACGCGCACCAGGCGCAGGTCTATACCGAGAAAGCCGGCGTCAACCAGATCGTGATCGATTCGGTCGACGACATCAAAGCTGCTGCCCGCAACATTGCCTTCTCGCTCGCGTTGTACTCGGGCCAGATGTGTACCGCTCCGCAAAATATTTACGTGCCGCGCGACGGCATCCGCACGACTGACGGCACGCTCGGTTTCGACGAAGTCGCTCAGGCCATTGCCGGCGCCGTGCAAAAACTCGTGGCCGACCCGGCCCGCGCGGTGGAACTGCTGGGCGCGATTCAGAACGAAGGCGTCACGCAGCGCATTGACGAAGCCGCGAAGCTCGGTCGCGTTCTCGTCGAAAGCCAGACGCTTGAGCACCCTGCCTTTGCCAATGCTCGTGTGCGCACGCCGCTCGTTCTGCAACTCGATGCCGCTAACGACCACGCACAGTTCACCCGCGAATGGTTCGGCCCGATCTCTTTCGTCATCGCGACAGATTCGACTGCGCAGTCACTCAACCTTGCGGGCGCAATCGCCGCCGAGCACGGTGCGCTGACGTTGTCGGTCTACAGCACCGATGAAGCTGTGCTCGAAGAAGCACACGAAGCGTCGATTCGCGGCGGCGTAGCGCTCTCCGTCAATCTGACTGGCGGGGTATTCGTCAACCAGTCCGCTGCATTCTCCGATTTCCACGGCACGGGCGCCAACCCGGCTGCCAATGCCGCGCTGGCCGATGCGGCCTTCGTCGCAAACCGTTTCCGCGTAGTGCAAAGCCGCATTCATGTTGAACCGAAAGCGGCCCCAGCGGTAGCTGGCTGA
- the pcaF gene encoding 3-oxoadipyl-CoA thiolase: protein MNDAFICDAIRTPIGRYGGALKDVRADDLGAVPIRALIERNPGVDWRALDDVIYGCANQAGDDNRNVARMSALLAGLPTDAPGATINRLCGSGMDAVGTAARAIKSGEARLMIAGGVESMTRAPFVMGKAASAFSRQADIYDTTIGWRFINPLMKRQYGVDSMPETAENVAVEFGISRADQDLFALASQQKAARAQRDGTLAHEIVGVEIAQKKGDPVRVTLDEHLRETSIESLGKLKGVVRPDGSVTAGNASGVNDGACALLLANQQAADQYGLRRRARVVGMATAGVEPRIMGIGPAPATQKLLKQLGMTLEQFDVIELNEAFASQGLAVLRTLGLRDDDPRVNPNGGAIALGHPLGASGARLITTALYQLERINGRFALCTMCIGVGQGIALVIERI from the coding sequence ATGAACGACGCCTTCATTTGCGATGCGATTCGCACTCCAATCGGCCGCTATGGCGGCGCCCTGAAGGACGTCCGCGCGGACGATCTCGGCGCCGTTCCAATCCGTGCGCTGATCGAGCGCAATCCCGGCGTGGACTGGCGAGCGCTCGACGACGTGATCTACGGCTGCGCCAATCAGGCCGGCGACGACAACCGCAACGTAGCGCGTATGTCCGCGTTGCTGGCCGGCCTGCCCACCGACGCACCGGGTGCAACCATCAACCGCCTGTGCGGCTCGGGCATGGACGCGGTCGGCACGGCCGCGCGTGCGATCAAGTCGGGCGAGGCGCGCCTCATGATTGCGGGTGGCGTCGAAAGCATGACGCGCGCACCGTTCGTCATGGGCAAGGCGGCCAGCGCGTTTTCGCGTCAGGCTGACATTTACGACACGACTATTGGCTGGCGCTTCATCAATCCGTTGATGAAACGTCAGTACGGTGTCGACTCGATGCCGGAAACAGCAGAAAACGTCGCAGTAGAGTTCGGTATCAGCCGCGCAGATCAAGATCTGTTCGCGCTCGCGAGTCAGCAGAAAGCGGCCCGCGCACAGCGCGACGGTACCTTGGCCCACGAAATTGTCGGCGTAGAAATCGCTCAGAAGAAAGGCGACCCGGTGCGAGTCACTCTCGACGAACACCTGCGGGAAACGTCGATCGAAAGCCTGGGGAAACTCAAGGGCGTGGTTCGTCCGGACGGCAGCGTAACGGCGGGCAATGCGTCCGGTGTGAACGACGGTGCCTGCGCGCTGCTGCTCGCGAATCAACAGGCGGCTGATCAATACGGCCTGCGTCGCCGTGCACGAGTTGTCGGCATGGCTACAGCGGGCGTCGAGCCGCGCATCATGGGAATTGGTCCCGCGCCAGCAACGCAAAAACTTCTGAAGCAACTCGGCATGACGCTCGAACAATTCGACGTGATCGAACTGAACGAGGCATTCGCATCGCAAGGGTTGGCCGTGCTGCGCACACTCGGTCTGCGCGATGACGATCCGCGAGTGAATCCGAATGGCGGCGCCATCGCGCTTGGTCATCCGCTGGGTGCATCGGGGGCGCGTCTGATTACGACCGCGTTGTACCAGTTGGAACGAATCAACGGCCGTTTCGCGCTTTGCACGATGTGTATCGGCGTGGGTCAGGGTATTGCGTTGGTCATAGAGCGGATCTGA
- the paaG gene encoding 2-(1,2-epoxy-1,2-dihydrophenyl)acetyl-CoA isomerase PaaG, with the protein MSYEAIRLDIDPSSHVATITLNRPDKLNSFTRAMHQELSAALDQVEASNVRALVLTGAGRGFCAGQDLADLDFTPGDMTDLGDLIDEHFNPLIRRLQALPLPVIAAVNGTAAGAGANLALACDLVLAARSASFIQAFVKIGLVPDSGGTWFLPQRVGMARALGLAITGDKLSAEKAESWGLIWQALDDAELAPTVAKLAAQLAQQPTRAIAAIKQAMRAGVTQTLDHQLDFERDLQRQLGASHDYAEGVQAFVEKRAPRFEGR; encoded by the coding sequence ATGTCATATGAAGCGATTCGCCTGGACATCGATCCATCGAGCCATGTGGCGACTATCACACTGAACCGTCCGGATAAGCTCAACAGCTTTACGCGCGCGATGCATCAGGAACTGAGCGCAGCGCTCGATCAGGTCGAAGCGTCCAATGTCCGCGCACTCGTGCTTACCGGTGCCGGTCGCGGATTTTGTGCAGGACAGGATCTCGCCGACCTCGATTTCACGCCGGGCGACATGACCGATCTGGGCGATCTGATCGACGAGCACTTCAATCCGCTGATTCGCCGGCTGCAAGCGCTGCCTCTTCCTGTCATTGCGGCGGTCAACGGTACGGCTGCGGGCGCCGGCGCCAATCTCGCGCTCGCTTGCGACCTCGTGCTCGCGGCTCGAAGCGCCAGTTTCATCCAGGCGTTCGTGAAAATCGGCCTCGTGCCGGACTCCGGTGGCACCTGGTTCCTGCCGCAGCGTGTCGGCATGGCGCGCGCGTTGGGACTCGCCATTACCGGGGACAAACTCAGCGCGGAAAAAGCCGAAAGCTGGGGCTTGATCTGGCAAGCGCTCGACGACGCGGAACTCGCGCCCACCGTAGCCAAGCTCGCGGCCCAACTCGCGCAGCAACCCACCCGCGCGATCGCCGCGATCAAGCAGGCAATGCGTGCCGGCGTCACGCAGACGCTCGACCACCAACTCGATTTCGAACGCGATTTGCAACGCCAACTCGGTGCGTCTCACGATTACGCCGAAGGTGTACAGGCGTTCGTCGAAAAACGCGCGCCGCGCTTCGAAGGTCGCTGA
- the paaI gene encoding hydroxyphenylacetyl-CoA thioesterase PaaI — translation MSTQTNHATQMTPDELARATAAAMYENDACSRALGLEILEVRAGYARLRMAVRDDFLNGHQICHGGLIFTLADSTFAFACNTYNINTVAAGCSIEFLKPVPRDEVLTAEAMEQTLSGRTGIYDIRVTNRAGETVAMFRGKSAQIKGNLIPTGD, via the coding sequence ATGTCCACCCAAACTAACCACGCCACCCAGATGACGCCCGACGAACTCGCCCGCGCAACCGCCGCGGCAATGTATGAGAACGACGCTTGCAGCCGGGCGCTCGGTTTGGAAATCCTCGAAGTACGCGCCGGCTACGCGCGTTTGCGCATGGCCGTCCGCGACGACTTCCTGAACGGCCATCAGATTTGCCACGGCGGCCTTATTTTCACGCTCGCCGATTCGACGTTCGCGTTCGCCTGCAATACCTACAACATCAACACGGTCGCGGCGGGATGCTCGATCGAGTTCCTGAAGCCGGTACCGCGCGACGAAGTGCTGACAGCTGAAGCCATGGAGCAGACGCTGAGTGGGCGCACTGGCATTTACGATATTCGCGTCACGAACCGCGCGGGGGAAACCGTCGCGATGTTTCGTGGCAAATCGGCACAGATCAAAGGCAACCTGATTCCCACCGGCGACTGA